The window GAGCGCGCGGGGCGGCGGCGAGGTGAGCGGCGGGACCGCTGCAATCAGTTGCTTGGTATAGGGATGCTGCGGGTCGCCAAGCACCGAGGTGGCGTCGCCCTGTTCCACAATCGCGCCTTGCTGCATGACGGCGACGCGGTCCGCGATCTCGGCGACGACGCCGAAATCATGCGTGATGAACAAAACCGCCGTTTTCTTGCGCTTCTGCAGATCGCGGATCAGCGCCAGAATCTGGGCCTGCGTGGTGACGTCGAGCGCGGTCGTCGGTTCGTCCGCGATCAGGACTTTTGGGTCGAGCGCGAGCGCCATGGCGATCATGGCGCGCTGGCGCTGGCCGCCCGACAATTCGTGCGGATAGGCGCGCGCGGCGGCTTTTGCATCGGGGATGCGCACGTCTTCGAGCAGCGCCAGCATTTTGGCGCGGATCTCAGCACTGGACAGCTCGGTATGGATCGAAAACATCTCGCCGATCTGATCGCCGATGGTACGCAAGGGATTGAGCGCGGTCACCGGCTCCTGGAAGATCATCGCGATGCCGGCGCCGCGCACCCCGCGCATTTCGGCCGCGCTCGCGGTCGCGAGATCGCGGTCTTCGAACATCACCCGGCCGCCATCGATGCTCACTTCATTCGGCAGCAGGCGCATGATGGCGTTGGCCATGATCGATTTGCCGGAGCCGGATTCGCCGACAACGCAGAGAATTTCGTTCGCGGCAACCGCTAGTGAAACGCCGGATAGCGCATGCGGCCGGTCGGCGCCGGCAGGCAATCGCACGCTGAGCCCCTCGAGGGTCAAGATGGCGCGCGACACGTCGCTCATCGCCCCTTGAGCCTTGGATTAAGCGCGTCGTTCAATCCCTGGCCAACCAGGGACACGGCGAGAACCGTCACCAGGATGGCGATCCCCGGAATCGCCGAGACATACCACTGGACCCGCAGCACATCGCGGCCGAGGCCGATCAGATTGCCCCAGGACGCCACGTTCGGATCGGAGAGGTGAAGAAAGGCGAGCGCGCTCTCGAGCAGGATCGCGACCGCCATCACCACGCTGGCGTAGACAATGACCGGCGGCAGCGCGTTGGGTAAGATCTCGCCGAGGATCAGTTGAATATCCCGCATTCCGAGCGTCCGTCCGGCCTGGACGAATTCCCGATTGCGGAGTGATAGAAATTCGGCACGCGTCAATCGGGCAGGTGCCGGCCACGATACAACGCCGACAGCGATGGTGACGGTGGTCAGCGTCGAACCGAATACCGCAACCAGCACCAGAAGTAAGACAAAATTGGGCAGGGTCTGAAACGCTTCGGTGATGCGCATCAGGACGTTGTCGACAAAGCCGCCATAGTAGCCGGCGAAAGCGCCGATCAGAATGCCGATGGCGATTGCGATGGCGGTCGCGACGCCGCCGATCAGCAGCGAAATACG is drawn from Bradyrhizobium lablabi and contains these coding sequences:
- a CDS encoding ABC transporter permease codes for the protein MDAVKRYFRSPAAVMGLVLLLIVVAMATSAGWLYPREPLALAGRPLIWPFSNPRFLLGTDNSGRDIAAQIFYGARISLLIGGVATAIAIAIGILIGAFAGYYGGFVDNVLMRITEAFQTLPNFVLLLVLVAVFGSTLTTVTIAVGVVSWPAPARLTRAEFLSLRNREFVQAGRTLGMRDIQLILGEILPNALPPVIVYASVVMAVAILLESALAFLHLSDPNVASWGNLIGLGRDVLRVQWYVSAIPGIAILVTVLAVSLVGQGLNDALNPRLKGR
- a CDS encoding ABC transporter ATP-binding protein, giving the protein MSDVSRAILTLEGLSVRLPAGADRPHALSGVSLAVAANEILCVVGESGSGKSIMANAIMRLLPNEVSIDGGRVMFEDRDLATASAAEMRGVRGAGIAMIFQEPVTALNPLRTIGDQIGEMFSIHTELSSAEIRAKMLALLEDVRIPDAKAAARAYPHELSGGQRQRAMIAMALALDPKVLIADEPTTALDVTTQAQILALIRDLQKRKKTAVLFITHDFGVVAEIADRVAVMQQGAIVEQGDATSVLGDPQHPYTKQLIAAVPPLTSPPPRALSDETILTIDNVSKTYRTGGFLGRGARVTQAVRDVSLKLPRGATLGIVGESGSGKSTLARCIVRLIDPDAGSIVLEGKDWAKMTREDVRRETRHIQMVFQDPFASLNPRRKAGDLVAQGPIVHGTKRAKAIAEAKELFALVGLDPSAIDRFPHEFSGGQRQRIGLARALALRPSVLVADEAVSALDVSVQAQVLKLLAGLRERLGLSIIFITHDLRVAAQICDLVAVMKDGEVVEQGFAGDVFGRPHHPYTRALLDSIPGGDFARRREARLLA